GTATGAAATAGCACGCGCGTTATGGGGCTGAGAACGCAGCAATTGCAATGCTTCATCTAATTTATTCTGGTAGATCAACACCAAAACCTTTTTCTCAAAATATTCTTTTTCTGTTAATCCAGCCCTTCTCCAGCGCAGCAAAGCTAACTGTGCACTATCATAATCACCGCGTATAAGAGCATCTGTGAACTCACTTTGTTTTTTCTGACCAACTATCTGTACATTACGTAGCTGTTGTTCTATAGAATCAGGAACTTTACCAAGAACAACTGCTCTTGCTTTTTTAAAATCAGATGGATGTATTTCACCCTTTATAAACGACGCAATCATGTTTTCAGAACTCCTATCTGAATACACGATAACAGAAGCAATGTGCGAATACACCGCTGCATCTGCCAAAAGCATTAGCTCCTCTATTTTTAAGACATCCATATATTTAAATAGCGCTGAACATTCTATTTTGTTGGAATAACAGTATTGTGGTGTTACATCAATATCAGGATTATCAGTATCAACTATATACTCCGAGTCAGTTATATTTATGGTAGTTTTTTCAATTTTTTGAAGTCCTTTGTCAGTAGCTACTACATTTCCAGGCAACCACATCAACTTTTCAGCATCTATTACCCGTGAAATAACCGGAACGCATCCCATGCCATAGAATACTGATGTGCGTATAGTGTTGTATATTGTAATCAACGTACTGTTAATTATACAGTAAATTTTGCCTCCAAATGGTTGAATACATTTTTCAACATCCTCAGCAAGTCTTTCTGAATAGGGTGAATCCGAAATTAGTCTCCAATTTATAGTATTGTTATATACCAGCCATCCATAAAGTTTACTATCAAACATATAAAAATGTACCACAGGAATATCAGGGGATGTTGGCGTATATACACCTAAATAGGGCAATAGATATAATGGTGCAGATGACCGATGTGCTGCAAGTATGCTATACTGCGAAACAATGTGAGATTGTAATTTTTCAATATTGCTTGTTGCCTCTTCAGCAAGAATAGCCTTTGTAAGTTTTTGTTCTAGATCCTGTATGGTAAAGCATGTACGCAAGAATTTTCCATAAAAAGCAGTATCTTCTTTATTATAAAAATGAGGGATAGATAGCGCATTGAAAGCCATTGTAATGACCTGCTTGCGCGCTTGTATTGTGTAGGCTTCTTTATACCGTTTGTTTTGTAATAGTTCATTGGTATATGCATCATAGAGGTATTGTACAAACTCCTTTTTCATACGATAGAGGGGTGGTAACAACTCTACGCGAGACAACACCCCAATAATGAGCTTTTCAGGATTATCTATAAATTGCTTGATTTCCACATGCCGGTAAGCCATATCCCAGAGCGTTGCTTCAACATCCCACAGTAAATCCTTTGACATAATTTTATTTGCTTTGAAGCGCGCACTGATAATATCATCATACCCTTCACGGTACTGGCCACTGCGTATTTTACATATTCCTCTATTGATAAGCAATTTAATAACAAATTCCTGATGAACGGCTTCATTACCATAGTAGACAATAGCTTTAGAAAACAACCGTTCTGCTTCCCTGTACATTGAATTAGCTTTAATTACATCACTGCTATCATCAGATGCTTTTCTATCCTGTTGCATCATAGCAGCTTTATGCATATACAAAAGAGCAATTAATGCATCAAATTTAATGCTATAGGCTTCTACCTGTTTTTCCGCCTGTTCTTTTAGTGCAGCAATATCCTGTTCTGCTGGTTTTTTCTTTTGGGCTTTCATCTTTTTAGTATATTCATCAACAAGTGAATTATATACTTTATCAAATATACTATTTTTGAGCTGCTCAATTTTTTTCAGAGCACCATCAATGCGCATCAACTTCTCTGGATCACTGTTCAGAGTGCTGGTATAACAATATGCCCATTGAACCAGGATTTGATAGATTTTATCAATAGCAATATTTTTATCCTGCGCAATGGCAAGAGCGCTATCGTACAATTCCAGTGCTTTTTGCATTGAGCCTGAAAGAGCATAACAGTACCCCGCATTGTACAAGGCAGTAAAATATGCATCAGTCATTAAAGAAGATTTTTGTTTTTTTGTTAATTCGGCAATAGCCATATACTGGGCTATAGCTTCTTTTAATTTTCCACTCTTTGTAAGAATGTCAGCTTGCATGTTATTGATAAGGATTTCCATTTGCATTCCTGAAAGGTGCGAAACAATTTTTCCCTCACCAATAACAACAGTGTCCTGTCCTAGATCATAGAAGTATACGGGGCCAAAACCTCCAAATTTCCAGCCTATTTTATACTGTACTGACTTTTCTTTCTGCAAAGACCGTTTTGCAAGCTCTAAATACGTAAGAGCCTGGTTATCATTATCCATTTTTCGGTAACACTCAGCTATCTCAATATATATACGCGAAGAGCTTTCATCACTGTGAATGTTAGGTAGTTGACTCAATGCGTGAGTATACCATTCTATAGCTTTCTCGTAATTGCCTTGCATTCGTTCAAAGAGGGCAAAATACTTATACAGTACAAACAATGTACCCATTGCAGGTTCATTTTTCTGAGCTATCGCCTTATAAATTCGATATGACTGCTGCATTGATGAAAAAGCCTGGGCATAATTCCCCTTCTGCCACATGCAGTATCCATAGTGATAATAAAATAAAGCCTCTTCCTTCAATGTTGAAAAAGCTTTTTTGAATTCAATTGCTTTATCATAATGGCGTGCAGCTAAATTGAAATTTTTTAAAAGAAAATATATGTTACCAATATTGCAATGAATATCTGCTTCTCGCTGCGGAAACAAGATTTCATTATTTGCTGCCAGTGCCTTTTCATATAGTGGAATACTTTTTTCCCACAGATACTCAGAAAAATATGTATCTATGACTCGTTTCTTTGAAGGGAAAAGACTACGAAGTTCATCGATATACTGATATATCCACCCTTTTAACAGATATGCATCCACAAACATGTCATCTATAAAAAGTGACCAGTCAATGTGGCGCAAAGCTTTTTTGAAAAGCAAGAGAAGCTCTTCAAACTCCTGTGAGGATTTCCCATTCATTTGCCCTGGAGATAATGCCAATGCCTGTGCCCATTTCACATAAATATACCCAAGGCCAAAGATGTGCGCCTTATCAAAATCCATTCGTGCAATAGGCAATCGGTTAAGATACTCCTTCTCAAGATCATGTATTGAACTATCCTGTGATAAGCCCAGCATTGCATTAATATACCCTGTGTGTGCACCTGGTGCATTATTGCTGTAAATATCTCTGTATCGCCGTTTGAGAAGGAGCAATGTATTCATAGTAATGTAACGCTTATATAATGAAGCAGCATCCTTATAATTGCCTTCTGAAATAAGCCTTTGTCCAGTTTGTTCAAAATATTGACTTAGCTGTTCAATAATTGGTCGTATATCCTGTTTCCACTGAGCCTGATAATTATTGACTGCAGCCTCATAGTACACAACCCACTCATCACTTTTTTGGTCATAGTATAATTGCCCTAATGCTATATTGATTAAAAAATATGAAACATCAAGCTTCTTGGTGTTTTCCAATCCCTGTTTCAAAAGCGGTATTGCTTCGTCATTCCGCTGTAACTCAATGAGGCTTGTTGCAGCAATATACTGCATAATAGCTTTGATGATTGGAACAGTGTAGCTTTTGGATGCATCTAGTGCGTTGCTATATCGTTTGTGTATTGCAATATTTTTTGCACTATCAATAATTTGAATAGTAATAGCATTTTTTAAATAGGTGTATGAGGATTGTAAAACAGAAATCCATTCTTCAGGAATAGCAAAATCATTATACACCAGCCCTCCTACCTTGTAGCGCACATACATCACCCGCGCATAGTGAGGATAGTGTGCAATAATGCCAGAGTATACTGCTTGAGCTTTCTCAAACATTCTTGCACTCATGTACAAATCAGCAAGCTCTTCCATAAAAAACGGTGTTTCTTTCTCATTATTTTGTGCCGACAGTTCCTTAATACTGTT
Above is a genomic segment from Spirochaetota bacterium containing:
- a CDS encoding tetratricopeptide repeat protein, with product MKRIVIAIVVLLLTGCATTAYRDIPFDYSQVLTKEYRFGTGRSIPLTFDRKVNVSGSITADGKYFVYASNKERNNFDIYLRALNDITTVRITMHPARDFSPDVSVDGKWCAFVSTRDDPEGDIFIMKLDPETMIAQSDQEAPSTNITVIRDPLSGAIVPVRDASPCFSPDGKLIAFSSTRDGEESIYIMGRDGKGIKKITEGMQPRFSNDGNTLIFVKKNQKGTNVFTVDLTTGQINQITHNEYLELSPCFGKTRNEIYFMRIEQDTNNDGIVNTNDASILYAYDVSKKEEYPLTLVEEPSATPRWVPYADGVIVYSIVEGEYINIAMIPHTGIIPKQKNALRQYELALKYKEDYDDHDRYLRCLFATYYFFKEAGDAESGMIIAKALYELSYYKQYSFVQTILAAMAKTSKPAFIYARLRSVKDKEKISLLENSIKELSAQNNEKETPFFMEELADLYMSARMFEKAQAVYSGIIAHYPHYARVMYVRYKVGGLVYNDFAIPEEWISVLQSSYTYLKNAITIQIIDSAKNIAIHKRYSNALDASKSYTVPIIKAIMQYIAATSLIELQRNDEAIPLLKQGLENTKKLDVSYFLINIALGQLYYDQKSDEWVVYYEAAVNNYQAQWKQDIRPIIEQLSQYFEQTGQRLISEGNYKDAASLYKRYITMNTLLLLKRRYRDIYSNNAPGAHTGYINAMLGLSQDSSIHDLEKEYLNRLPIARMDFDKAHIFGLGYIYVKWAQALALSPGQMNGKSSQEFEELLLLFKKALRHIDWSLFIDDMFVDAYLLKGWIYQYIDELRSLFPSKKRVIDTYFSEYLWEKSIPLYEKALAANNEILFPQREADIHCNIGNIYFLLKNFNLAARHYDKAIEFKKAFSTLKEEALFYYHYGYCMWQKGNYAQAFSSMQQSYRIYKAIAQKNEPAMGTLFVLYKYFALFERMQGNYEKAIEWYTHALSQLPNIHSDESSSRIYIEIAECYRKMDNDNQALTYLELAKRSLQKEKSVQYKIGWKFGGFGPVYFYDLGQDTVVIGEGKIVSHLSGMQMEILINNMQADILTKSGKLKEAIAQYMAIAELTKKQKSSLMTDAYFTALYNAGYCYALSGSMQKALELYDSALAIAQDKNIAIDKIYQILVQWAYCYTSTLNSDPEKLMRIDGALKKIEQLKNSIFDKVYNSLVDEYTKKMKAQKKKPAEQDIAALKEQAEKQVEAYSIKFDALIALLYMHKAAMMQQDRKASDDSSDVIKANSMYREAERLFSKAIVYYGNEAVHQEFVIKLLINRGICKIRSGQYREGYDDIISARFKANKIMSKDLLWDVEATLWDMAYRHVEIKQFIDNPEKLIIGVLSRVELLPPLYRMKKEFVQYLYDAYTNELLQNKRYKEAYTIQARKQVITMAFNALSIPHFYNKEDTAFYGKFLRTCFTIQDLEQKLTKAILAEEATSNIEKLQSHIVSQYSILAAHRSSAPLYLLPYLGVYTPTSPDIPVVHFYMFDSKLYGWLVYNNTINWRLISDSPYSERLAEDVEKCIQPFGGKIYCIINSTLITIYNTIRTSVFYGMGCVPVISRVIDAEKLMWLPGNVVATDKGLQKIEKTTINITDSEYIVDTDNPDIDVTPQYCYSNKIECSALFKYMDVLKIEELMLLADAAVYSHIASVIVYSDRSSENMIASFIKGEIHPSDFKKARAVVLGKVPDSIEQQLRNVQIVGQKKQSEFTDALIRGDYDSAQLALLRWRRAGLTEKEYFEKKVLVLIYQNKLDEALQLLRSQPHNARAISYSVYIHLLKGDIQSAEKLLSNTYLVNTFDYRVYESIIKGFKYKEKIADINEISQTNTSIVSINQLLLLFAQAAYLLGEEKKALELVKVYKPDYIPSMRELLVAYYLGYPLNHYTHSIAYQMVKKVTEATYSSNIAKAIIEFGTLSHFAILEIIKQSQNLDDEKWQQIMLVTEKSDQMCWLDEQFNTVKIAEILNVSNPLRTLEYISAANSKKDVMLADAVVLKSIVAYQKNNNFTKAYASCKSLKKVPYALEKIWYAYYVYSAIMLGKTDEAYKLLNDSTLVTKDAFLYRVFNICIQLQKISADKTVESTLLQTIAQNIDELMSSLRSDAIQLYYTEYKYLFDKLINYAISYTMSRGNQREALRYAEMHKMIMATALFNENSRYQSIYNELISKNFPISDIQKIIQRHKAILYIAKNENDIFAWIITRTFIQPVRLPNVYTKLYAIVSEYYEKVGLLQQAFDKEAEINSIMKPIINEISGYSDIIVVPDAYTEAIPFEIIQFNRYDTTVSFMPSLMAALNDAKPVPPIAWINVSNTKKDLVAAALKQSGLPYTFKAIPQGIAIDESLIEYNSDKKRLMMKDDMLQSNYLLINVGGKSSVPYYYLLFMIQREIQNCILLQVAVADVNGVIFIREFCNAIQSNNCTASYTTAYKFIKADKRFKNPAYWIGIRYYRSTIKDTTNGAQ